In one Hymenobacter sp. DG25B genomic region, the following are encoded:
- a CDS encoding tetratricopeptide repeat protein, whose protein sequence is MPRSSAFVVLLLLALGLGAGPVMAQQPAAKTEKPAKRQKLTRKEKRELKHRAAVEQARQQVHELTEKERELSESYFVEGVKYALLEDYTKSLERLLAAYRINPNNAAINYKIAETNLLTGNLKDATNFATAALKLDGKNPYYYLLLAQIYASQKQFDEAAQVYTSLIKDVPDSGYYLFNLADLYLAQNKLPEALATLEQAEKQFGPLDEVSFKKQQIYLRQNNLDKALQEGEALITANPNEVRYVLAQAEMYAANNRLPDAIRVANQALAQDPDNPQAHMILADVYRQQNNPAESQVHLKQAFSSPGLDIDQKVRILVDYIKQLPNPALEKPALELADLTMRAHPKEAKAFAVAGDIQSITEHKKEARTSYLKALKLDNSKFQIWQQVVLIDAELNQTDSLLVHSNRALELFPNQAVFWFYNGTAHLLNKSASKGVKALEYGKKLAADNPELQAQFDIQLGDAYHELKDYPKSDAAYDAALVFDANNAQALNNYSYFLSLRGEKLDKAKEMSGKLVKQFPDNGTYLDTYAWVLYKMKDYTGARQYLEKALKSSKDGTVTEHYGDVLFQLGDIAGAYTQWQQAKRLGGASKLLDRKLKDRKLYE, encoded by the coding sequence ATGCCTCGTTCTTCCGCTTTTGTTGTTCTGCTACTTCTGGCATTAGGGCTGGGGGCTGGGCCGGTTATGGCACAGCAGCCCGCGGCCAAAACGGAGAAACCGGCCAAGCGCCAAAAGCTCACGCGCAAAGAAAAGCGCGAGCTGAAGCACCGCGCGGCCGTAGAGCAGGCCCGCCAGCAGGTGCACGAGCTGACGGAAAAAGAGCGGGAGCTCAGCGAGTCTTACTTTGTGGAGGGCGTGAAGTATGCCCTGCTGGAGGACTACACCAAGTCTCTGGAACGGCTGCTGGCCGCCTACCGCATCAACCCCAATAATGCCGCCATCAACTACAAGATTGCGGAAACCAACCTGCTGACCGGCAACCTGAAGGATGCCACCAACTTTGCTACGGCAGCCCTGAAGCTGGACGGCAAGAACCCCTACTACTACCTGTTGCTGGCCCAGATTTACGCCTCCCAAAAGCAGTTTGATGAGGCAGCGCAGGTGTATACCTCCCTCATTAAGGACGTGCCCGACTCGGGCTACTACCTCTTTAACCTGGCCGACCTGTACCTGGCGCAAAACAAGCTGCCGGAAGCCCTGGCTACCCTGGAGCAGGCCGAAAAGCAGTTTGGCCCGCTGGATGAGGTATCCTTCAAGAAGCAGCAGATCTACCTGCGCCAGAACAACCTCGACAAAGCCCTGCAGGAAGGCGAGGCCCTGATTACGGCTAACCCTAACGAAGTGCGCTACGTGCTGGCCCAGGCCGAAATGTACGCCGCCAACAACCGCCTGCCCGATGCCATTCGGGTGGCCAACCAGGCGCTGGCGCAGGACCCCGACAACCCCCAGGCGCACATGATTCTGGCCGACGTATACCGCCAGCAGAACAACCCCGCGGAGTCGCAGGTACATTTAAAGCAGGCCTTCAGCAGCCCCGGCCTGGATATTGATCAGAAAGTCCGGATTCTGGTAGACTACATCAAGCAGCTGCCCAACCCCGCGCTGGAAAAGCCCGCCCTGGAGCTGGCCGACCTTACTATGCGGGCTCACCCCAAAGAAGCCAAGGCGTTTGCCGTGGCCGGCGATATTCAGTCCATCACGGAGCACAAGAAAGAGGCCCGCACTTCTTACCTGAAAGCCCTGAAGCTGGATAACTCCAAATTTCAGATCTGGCAGCAGGTGGTTTTAATTGACGCCGAGCTGAACCAGACGGATTCTCTGTTGGTGCATTCCAACCGCGCCCTGGAGCTGTTCCCCAACCAGGCCGTTTTCTGGTTTTATAACGGCACGGCGCATCTGCTGAACAAAAGCGCCTCCAAGGGCGTGAAGGCCCTGGAATACGGCAAAAAGCTGGCCGCCGACAACCCCGAGCTGCAGGCACAGTTTGATATTCAGCTGGGCGATGCTTACCACGAGCTGAAGGACTACCCCAAGTCAGACGCGGCTTATGATGCGGCCTTGGTGTTTGACGCCAACAATGCTCAGGCGCTGAATAACTACAGCTACTTCCTGTCGTTGCGCGGTGAGAAGCTGGACAAGGCCAAGGAAATGTCGGGCAAACTGGTGAAGCAGTTTCCCGACAATGGCACCTACCTGGACACGTATGCCTGGGTGCTGTACAAAATGAAAGACTATACCGGTGCCCGGCAGTACCTGGAGAAGGCGCTGAAGTCCTCCAAAGACGGCACCGTAACCGAACATTACGGCGACGTTCTGTTCCAGCTTGGCGATATTGCCGGCGCATATACGCAATGGCAGCAAGCCAAGCGCCTGGGCGGGGCCTCCAAACTCCTCGACCGGAAGCTCAAAGACCGTAAATTGTATGAATAG
- a CDS encoding DUF4292 domain-containing protein: protein MNRRFAPLVLGLILMLLGACTRKAVPTRPAATEVPKVVDLVHADNLDFKFLSAKGKAQIETNGEKMPNANLSLRMRKDSIIWVSVSVVGVEVLRAHLTPDSVQILDKLHREYYAGNFEYLRQRFNLPVTFQQIQALVVGNYVPSSDVNTPPTVSTEGPLQKVQYQQSSLFVEQLIEQTRQRVQKLAVKDQNSKTNFTVDYSDFKPLLPQPQQFANALLVMIQPPNGPASTASINFRNIDVDKERLSFPFSVPSDYVRKK, encoded by the coding sequence ATGAATAGACGCTTCGCACCCTTGGTGCTTGGGCTGATTCTGATGCTGTTGGGTGCCTGCACCCGCAAAGCCGTACCTACCCGCCCGGCCGCCACGGAAGTGCCCAAAGTGGTGGATCTGGTACACGCCGATAACCTGGATTTCAAGTTTCTCTCGGCCAAGGGAAAAGCTCAGATTGAAACCAACGGCGAGAAAATGCCCAATGCTAACCTGTCCTTGCGCATGCGGAAAGACAGCATTATTTGGGTATCCGTCTCGGTGGTAGGTGTGGAAGTGCTGCGTGCTCACCTCACCCCCGATTCCGTGCAGATTCTGGATAAGCTGCACCGGGAGTACTACGCCGGTAACTTCGAGTATCTGCGGCAGCGCTTCAACCTGCCCGTCACTTTCCAGCAGATTCAGGCCCTGGTGGTGGGCAACTACGTGCCTTCCTCTGATGTGAATACCCCGCCTACGGTAAGCACTGAGGGGCCGCTGCAGAAAGTGCAGTACCAGCAGTCCTCGCTGTTTGTGGAGCAGCTGATTGAGCAAACCCGGCAGCGGGTGCAGAAGCTGGCCGTAAAAGACCAGAACAGCAAAACCAACTTCACGGTAGACTATTCCGATTTTAAGCCCCTGCTGCCCCAGCCGCAGCAGTTCGCCAATGCGCTGCTGGTCATGATTCAGCCACCCAACGGCCCGGCCTCCACTGCTTCCATTAATTTCCGTAACATCGACGTGGATAAGGAGCGTCTATCGTTCCCGTTCTCGGTGCCCTCAGATTATGTGCGGAAAAAGTAG
- a CDS encoding murein hydrolase activator EnvC family protein: protein MLVLLAFSGMSQTRRTSRTGRTKAQLEREKRNALRDIRETSRILQQTQQRKEATIGQLNALKEKIAGQQNVINNISSELKYLDSDVRQTETQVQQTQHTLQQLKEEYSRLIYASAKTANSYNRIMFLFASESFNQMLRRLQYVRQYSEVRKAQAAQITDTQEKLNRQLTGLHAKRQEKSSLLSSQLTENRNLLTIKTQQDQVVTQLSRQEQTLRQKLATRQKAVSRLDNLIAQRVREEIARAARAAAAKAAARAAAASRGNAPVRSPGSTARNAPAEAEVERTDRVTLTPETAVLSSSFADNRGRLLWPVGRGFIAQRFGKHPHPVLKHVVVENRGVDIQTNSGETVRSVFEGKVLTVASIAGMNNIVMIQHGEYFTVYAKLRSVSVSEGQHVEARQAIGTVYTDSEGTSEVQFQVWRNSANLNPENWLGRK from the coding sequence ATGCTGGTGCTGCTGGCCTTCTCCGGCATGTCTCAGACGCGGCGCACCAGCCGTACGGGGCGCACCAAGGCCCAGCTGGAGCGCGAGAAGCGCAACGCCCTGCGCGATATTCGCGAGACCAGCCGTATTCTGCAGCAAACCCAGCAGCGCAAGGAAGCCACCATTGGCCAACTGAACGCGCTGAAAGAGAAAATTGCGGGCCAGCAGAACGTCATCAATAATATTTCCAGCGAGCTGAAATACCTGGACTCCGACGTGCGCCAGACGGAAACCCAGGTGCAGCAGACCCAGCATACCCTGCAGCAGCTAAAGGAGGAATATTCCCGGCTGATTTATGCCTCGGCCAAAACAGCTAACAGCTACAACCGCATCATGTTCCTGTTCGCCTCGGAGTCGTTCAACCAGATGCTGCGGCGCCTGCAGTACGTGCGCCAGTACTCGGAGGTACGCAAGGCCCAGGCCGCCCAGATTACCGACACCCAGGAAAAGCTGAACCGGCAGCTAACCGGGCTGCACGCCAAACGGCAGGAGAAATCGAGCCTGCTCTCTTCCCAGCTAACTGAAAACCGCAACCTGCTGACCATTAAAACCCAGCAGGACCAGGTTGTCACGCAGCTCAGCCGCCAGGAGCAAACCCTGCGTCAGAAGCTGGCCACCCGCCAGAAAGCCGTGAGCCGCTTGGATAACCTGATTGCGCAGCGCGTGCGGGAGGAAATTGCCCGGGCTGCCCGCGCCGCGGCCGCCAAAGCAGCCGCGCGGGCAGCAGCGGCCAGCCGGGGCAATGCGCCGGTGCGCAGCCCCGGCAGCACGGCCCGTAACGCGCCGGCCGAGGCCGAGGTGGAACGCACGGACCGCGTAACGCTGACCCCCGAAACAGCGGTGCTCTCTTCTTCCTTTGCGGATAACCGGGGCCGTTTGCTCTGGCCCGTGGGCCGGGGCTTTATTGCCCAGCGCTTTGGGAAGCACCCGCACCCCGTGTTAAAGCACGTGGTAGTAGAAAACCGGGGCGTAGATATTCAAACTAACTCCGGCGAGACGGTGCGCTCCGTGTTTGAGGGCAAAGTGCTGACGGTGGCCAGCATTGCGGGCATGAACAACATTGTCATGATTCAGCATGGGGAATACTTCACGGTGTATGCTAAGCTGCGCAGCGTGAGCGTGAGCGAGGGCCAGCATGTAGAGGCCCGGCAGGCCATTGGCACCGTGTACACGGACTCGGAGGGCACCAGTGAGGTACAATTCCAAGTATGGCGCAACAGCGCGAATCTGAATCCGGAAAACTGGCTGGGCCGCAAATAA
- a CDS encoding GAF domain-containing DNA-binding protein, with product MIPYKASASETGLPAAPTMKVVSEEERLEALHSYQVLDTPPEPSLDALTRLAAIICGTPISLVSLVDAERQWFKSNLGLEATPETPRNMAFCQHAMFTEKGVYEVNNATEDPLFQNNPLVTDEPSIRFYAGAPLLTPEGIPLGTLCTLHTEPHALSVQQREALTILAREVSMHLELRRTQLLLEQEKQKLEGLLKMANDSAQALYMSSRNEIFVKHEQKLQRVKITDINFIEALGDYVNIHTITERLTIYTTMKDIESKLPTRTFLRVHRKYIVQLDKINSIEADAVIIDGPKGGLEIPIGQSYRAGLMGRLNLI from the coding sequence ATGATTCCTTACAAAGCTTCCGCCTCCGAAACTGGTCTGCCAGCGGCTCCTACCATGAAAGTAGTGAGTGAAGAAGAGCGGTTAGAGGCTCTGCATAGCTATCAGGTGCTGGATACGCCACCCGAGCCTTCACTGGATGCCTTAACCCGGCTGGCTGCTATCATCTGCGGAACGCCAATTTCACTGGTTTCGCTAGTAGATGCCGAGCGGCAGTGGTTTAAATCTAACCTGGGCCTGGAAGCCACGCCGGAAACGCCGCGTAATATGGCGTTCTGCCAACACGCCATGTTCACTGAAAAGGGCGTTTACGAAGTGAATAATGCCACCGAAGACCCCCTGTTTCAGAACAACCCCCTGGTAACCGACGAGCCCAGCATCCGGTTTTATGCTGGGGCGCCGCTGCTCACGCCGGAAGGCATACCACTAGGTACGCTGTGTACACTGCATACTGAACCACACGCCCTTTCTGTTCAACAACGGGAGGCCCTCACTATTCTGGCCCGGGAAGTATCCATGCATTTGGAACTGCGGCGCACTCAGCTGTTGCTGGAGCAGGAGAAGCAGAAGCTGGAAGGGCTGTTGAAAATGGCCAACGACTCGGCGCAGGCTCTGTACATGAGCAGCCGCAATGAGATTTTCGTAAAGCACGAGCAGAAGCTGCAGCGCGTAAAAATCACCGATATCAATTTCATCGAAGCGCTGGGCGACTACGTGAACATTCACACCATCACTGAGCGCCTGACGATTTATACCACCATGAAGGATATTGAGTCCAAGCTACCGACGCGCACCTTTCTGCGGGTACACCGCAAGTACATTGTGCAGCTGGATAAAATTAACTCTATCGAAGCTGATGCGGTGATAATAGATGGTCCGAAAGGAGGCCTGGAGATACCCATTGGCCAGTCTTACCGGGCAGGTCTTATGGGACGCCTAAATCTTATTTGA
- a CDS encoding twin-arginine translocase TatA/TatE family subunit: MTFATLLLGIGNFGGTELLLIGLAIILLFGAKRIPELFRGMGQGIREFKDASKEEKPEYRDGPSNPNNPTQPRQ, encoded by the coding sequence ATGACATTCGCCACACTTCTACTGGGTATCGGTAACTTCGGAGGCACTGAGCTTCTGCTTATCGGCCTGGCCATTATTCTGCTTTTTGGGGCTAAGCGTATTCCGGAGCTATTCCGGGGCATGGGCCAGGGTATCCGCGAGTTTAAGGATGCCTCCAAGGAGGAAAAGCCCGAGTACCGGGACGGTCCTTCCAACCCCAACAATCCTACGCAACCACGTCAGTAA
- the tatA gene encoding twin-arginine translocase TatA/TatE family subunit yields the protein MNTPFLLFLGDLGGGELMLIMVVILIFFGANKIPELARGLGKGIREFKDASREIRSEIENSGQPQQPYQQQFNQQYAAPQQPVAPPVAPTHVAPPMDGGITPPTPEEQTRLDQPTN from the coding sequence ATGAATACTCCATTTCTTCTTTTTCTGGGTGACCTAGGCGGTGGTGAGCTGATGCTGATCATGGTGGTTATCCTGATCTTCTTTGGCGCCAACAAGATTCCGGAGCTGGCGCGGGGCCTGGGCAAAGGCATTCGGGAGTTCAAGGATGCTTCGCGGGAAATCCGCAGTGAGATTGAGAACTCCGGGCAGCCGCAGCAGCCGTACCAGCAGCAATTCAACCAGCAGTATGCCGCGCCGCAGCAGCCGGTGGCCCCTCCGGTGGCACCCACGCACGTAGCACCGCCCATGGATGGGGGCATTACCCCGCCTACGCCGGAAGAACAAACCCGCCTCGATCAACCGACCAACTGA
- the gatA gene encoding Asp-tRNA(Asn)/Glu-tRNA(Gln) amidotransferase subunit GatA, whose product MRRFNSLTEVRHELTAGTMTCRQLVEYYLDNIRQKSDLNAFLEVFTDEALAQADAVDAKLAAGTAGRLAGMVLGIKDVLAYKDHALQSSSHILDGFKSLYTATAVQRLLDEDVIIIGRQNCDEFAMGASNETSYFGPVRNEADPERVSGGSSGGSAVAVQADMCLASLGTDTGGSVRQPAAFCGIIGFKPTYSRISRYGLSAYASSFDQVGTLTRSVEDAALLLELMAGPDNFDSTGSQREVPAYSQLLEPAPHYRIAYIRDCMERPGLNPEIKAATEDALEQLRSQGHVVEAVEFPYLDYIVPTYYILTTAEASSNLSRYDGVKFGYRAPDATDLESLYKKTRSQGFGPEVQRRILLGTFVLSASYYDAYYTKAQRVRRLIKETTDELLRQYDFLVLPTTPTTAFRIGENKKDTLAMYLADIFTVQASLAGVPAVSVPFGQDAAGLPIGLQILSGAFREEHLFAFSKSVTETLTPAAT is encoded by the coding sequence TTGAGACGCTTTAACTCCCTCACGGAAGTTCGCCACGAGCTGACGGCAGGCACCATGACCTGTCGTCAGCTCGTGGAGTATTATCTGGATAATATCCGGCAGAAAAGTGACCTGAATGCTTTTCTGGAAGTATTTACTGATGAAGCCCTGGCCCAGGCCGATGCCGTGGACGCCAAGCTGGCGGCCGGTACTGCCGGCCGCCTGGCGGGTATGGTACTAGGCATTAAGGACGTGCTGGCTTACAAGGACCACGCCCTGCAAAGCAGCAGCCATATCCTGGACGGCTTCAAGTCGCTGTACACGGCCACGGCCGTGCAGCGCCTCCTTGATGAAGATGTTATCATCATCGGCCGCCAGAACTGTGACGAATTTGCCATGGGTGCCTCCAATGAGACGTCCTATTTTGGCCCCGTGCGCAACGAGGCCGACCCGGAGCGGGTGTCCGGGGGCTCCTCGGGCGGCTCGGCCGTGGCCGTACAGGCCGATATGTGCCTGGCTTCGCTGGGTACGGATACGGGCGGTTCCGTGCGGCAGCCGGCTGCTTTCTGCGGTATTATTGGCTTCAAGCCTACGTATTCGCGCATCTCACGCTACGGACTTTCTGCTTATGCTTCTTCTTTTGACCAGGTAGGTACCCTCACCCGCTCCGTGGAAGATGCGGCGCTGCTGCTGGAGCTGATGGCTGGCCCCGATAATTTCGACAGCACCGGTAGCCAGCGCGAGGTGCCGGCTTACAGCCAGTTGCTGGAGCCTGCCCCACACTACCGCATTGCCTACATTCGGGATTGTATGGAGCGCCCGGGCCTGAACCCGGAAATTAAAGCGGCCACGGAAGATGCCCTGGAGCAGCTGCGCAGCCAGGGCCACGTGGTGGAAGCGGTAGAATTCCCCTACCTCGACTACATCGTGCCCACTTACTACATCCTGACCACCGCCGAAGCCAGCTCCAACCTGAGCCGCTACGACGGGGTGAAATTTGGCTACCGCGCCCCCGACGCTACTGATCTGGAGTCGCTCTACAAGAAAACCCGCTCCCAGGGCTTCGGCCCCGAGGTACAGCGGCGCATTCTGCTGGGCACCTTCGTGCTTTCGGCCAGCTACTACGACGCTTACTATACCAAAGCGCAGCGCGTACGCCGCCTCATCAAGGAAACTACCGATGAGCTGCTGCGCCAGTACGATTTCCTGGTGCTGCCTACTACCCCCACTACTGCTTTCCGCATCGGGGAGAATAAAAAAGATACTTTAGCAATGTATCTTGCTGATATCTTTACTGTTCAGGCTTCTTTGGCAGGCGTACCAGCTGTTTCTGTTCCTTTTGGTCAGGACGCGGCCGGGCTGCCTATTGGCTTGCAGATTCTGAGCGGCGCCTTCCGCGAAGAGCACCTGTTTGCCTTTTCCAAGTCCGTCACGGAAACCTTAACCCCGGCCGCTACTTGA
- a CDS encoding LysM peptidoglycan-binding domain-containing protein, with amino-acid sequence MSPSFRTSALLLFLATVARPTLGQTLPELKPDALRADDTLRAQQQLLRADSLVAEPVFSPDSALLVWRQTPPAVRDLVADRIACYESDMPLVFNNTVMAFVNYFTVRNRTYTQRVLERQNLYFPLFEKYLAKYHLPQDLKYLAVVESALLPQARSHAGAVGLWQFMGPTAGDLRLRRDEFVDERMNPEKSTEAACKYLRDLYRYFGDWELVLAAYNYGSGNINKAIRRAGGQRSFWAIYNYLPKETRNYVPTFTATLYTLNYAKEHGLHSETLNYRYPEPTDTLLISGRSLDLYKLAKSMGLDSTTILSYNPELRKHYIPETFRNYPLQVPSCVRTELVAQDRNTLLDYCKVTLLPPAPIVPLNPLLNGADSTDTMVAASEPAIPAEKPRYRRARHTVRRGETVASVANRYDVDPSQIRRWNKLRKGQKLVARQQLYVYVPVAVEKPEAVVAVKPKRTAPAKLPVVVAKNDADTATVVAQIAVPAPVAAEELMQAKTPEVAVLTRKVTEKPSPRPAPARTVAAVATEKNTSEPPVARPATSSDDDSLPAEYVVRPGDYLTKVAREQGVTVAQLTAWNRLESSQVVPGQKLVLHAPAPEEVVAEARPKIQEPRATAGTKTAGRPTPMPARVHLVQPGDTLYNISRRYQGVTVEQLRKLNHLTSDEVKPGQKLIVQS; translated from the coding sequence ATGAGTCCATCGTTCCGCACCTCCGCCCTGCTTCTCTTCCTGGCCACCGTGGCGCGCCCTACTTTGGGGCAAACCCTGCCCGAACTGAAACCGGACGCCCTCCGTGCGGACGATACCCTGCGCGCCCAGCAACAGCTGCTGCGCGCTGACTCGCTGGTAGCTGAGCCGGTGTTTTCGCCGGACTCTGCCCTGCTGGTGTGGCGGCAAACTCCACCGGCTGTGCGCGACCTGGTGGCCGACCGGATTGCGTGCTACGAGTCCGACATGCCGCTGGTGTTCAATAACACGGTGATGGCTTTCGTGAATTACTTCACGGTGCGCAACCGCACGTATACCCAGCGGGTGCTGGAGCGCCAGAACTTATACTTCCCGCTGTTTGAGAAGTATCTGGCCAAGTACCATCTGCCGCAGGATTTGAAATATCTGGCGGTAGTGGAATCGGCACTCTTGCCCCAGGCCCGCTCCCATGCCGGGGCGGTGGGCCTGTGGCAGTTTATGGGCCCCACCGCTGGCGACCTGCGCCTGCGCCGCGATGAGTTTGTGGATGAGCGCATGAACCCGGAGAAATCGACGGAGGCAGCCTGCAAGTACCTGCGGGATTTGTACCGCTACTTCGGCGACTGGGAATTGGTGCTGGCCGCCTATAATTACGGCAGCGGCAACATCAACAAGGCTATCCGGCGGGCCGGTGGGCAGCGTAGCTTCTGGGCTATTTACAACTACCTGCCCAAGGAAACGCGCAACTACGTACCCACTTTCACGGCCACGCTCTACACCCTCAACTACGCCAAAGAGCACGGCCTGCATTCCGAAACGCTGAACTACCGCTACCCGGAGCCAACGGATACGCTGCTGATTTCCGGCCGCTCGCTGGATTTGTACAAGCTGGCGAAGTCGATGGGGCTGGACTCCACCACGATTCTCAGCTATAACCCGGAGCTGCGCAAGCATTACATCCCCGAGACATTTCGCAACTACCCGCTGCAGGTACCCAGCTGCGTGCGTACCGAGCTGGTAGCCCAGGACCGCAACACGCTGCTGGACTACTGCAAAGTAACGCTGCTCCCACCGGCGCCCATCGTCCCGCTTAATCCCTTGCTGAACGGGGCTGATTCCACCGATACAATGGTGGCCGCCAGCGAGCCAGCCATTCCGGCAGAGAAGCCCCGCTACCGCCGGGCCCGCCACACGGTGCGCCGGGGAGAAACCGTAGCCAGCGTAGCCAACCGCTACGACGTAGACCCCAGCCAGATTCGGCGGTGGAACAAGCTGCGGAAAGGACAAAAATTGGTGGCCAGGCAGCAACTGTATGTATATGTGCCGGTAGCCGTTGAGAAACCCGAAGCGGTGGTAGCGGTAAAGCCCAAACGGACCGCACCAGCTAAGCTGCCGGTGGTAGTGGCGAAAAACGACGCCGATACGGCCACGGTAGTAGCTCAAATTGCTGTCCCGGCCCCGGTAGCGGCGGAGGAGCTTATGCAAGCCAAGACTCCGGAAGTAGCCGTTCTAACCCGCAAGGTTACGGAGAAGCCTTCGCCACGCCCGGCACCGGCGCGCACAGTGGCTGCCGTTGCCACGGAGAAAAATACTTCGGAGCCTCCCGTAGCCCGCCCGGCTACCAGCTCCGACGATGACAGCCTGCCCGCGGAATATGTAGTCCGCCCCGGCGACTATCTGACTAAAGTAGCCCGCGAGCAAGGCGTAACTGTTGCCCAGCTAACCGCCTGGAACCGCCTGGAATCAAGCCAGGTGGTGCCAGGGCAGAAGCTGGTACTGCACGCGCCGGCCCCGGAAGAAGTCGTAGCCGAAGCTCGTCCCAAAATCCAGGAGCCTCGTGCTACAGCAGGCACTAAAACGGCCGGCCGCCCTACCCCCATGCCAGCCCGCGTACATTTAGTACAGCCCGGCGACACGCTCTATAATATCTCCCGGCGCTATCAGGGAGTAACGGTGGAGCAGCTGCGCAAGCTCAACCATCTTACTTCCGATGAAGTGAAGCCCGGCCAGAAGCTGATAGTACAGAGCTAA